AAGGCGTACAGCGCCTACGGGGCGCGCCAGTGATGGCGACCGACCTGCGCGCCTCCGTCTCTCTCGTCATCGCCGGTCTTGCCGCCGAGGGCGAAACATTGGTCAACCGCGTCTATCATCTGGACCGCGGCTTCGAGCGGTTGGAAGAAAAGCTGACCCGCTGCGGCGCGATTGTGGAACGAATCAGCGACTGACCACCCCTATATTTCAAGCTCTTCAAGCAAGGCTGCCCGTTGCTTAATGACGGCGGGCAACCTATCTGCAAGAGCAATTGCAATAGCGGGGCCATGCGCATGACCGATCTCAAGCTTCTATCGCTGGACGAGGAAGATCTCGCCATTTTATCTGCCCATATGCAGGATGCGGTGTTCAAGCCAGCTGACGTGGATTATGCGGCAAAGTCCGGGGTGTTTTCCGTCGCTGTCAACCGTTTCGTCTGGGAGAAAGCCGGAAAAGGCGGCGGAATATTTCGCCGTGCCAAGAGCTTCGAGCGCCGCCGGGCCTTACTCACCATCAAACGAGTGCAGGCGGTGCGCTCCATCGGCATAAGCCAGACGGACAAGGACCAGGTGATGAACCTGCTGGCTGTGACCTTCACCGCCGCCCAAGGTGATGGCAAGGGGGATGGCCCGGAAGGCCGGGTGGAGCTGGTATGCGCGGCGGGCGCCACCATTGCTTTGGATGTTGAATGCATAGAAGTACAGCTTGCAGATACCGGCGGCGCGTGGGAAACCACATCAAGGCCCCGGCATCCCGGAGCCTGAGGAATAGGCGGGCCGGAAGAAGGAATTAGGCGCAGTGGCAGTTTGGCTTGAGCAGGCATCGGATGATTTCGAGGCGCGGTTTGCCGCATTTCTCACCACCAAGCGGGAAGTGTCCGAGGATGTAAACGCAGTCGTCAGAACCATTATCGACGATGTGCGGGCGCGCGGCGATGCCGCCTTGGCGGAGTATTCGCACAGGTTCGATGGGCTGGATTTCGCAGTGACGCCCATGCGCGTCACCGAAGCTGAAATCGATGCGGCCTTTGCCGAGGTCTCGCCTGAGCTGATCGATGCGTTGCAACTTGCCGCAGAGCGTATCGAGCGCCACCACGCCCGCCAGATGCCCAAGGACGACATCTACGAAGACGCCATCGGCGTCGGCCTCGGCTCCCGCTGGACCGCCATCGATGCGGTTGGCCTTTATGTGCCGGGCGGCACGGCAAGCTATCCAAGTTCCGTACTGATGAATGCCGTTCCGGCCAGGGTTGCCGGTGTGCCGCGCGTCGTCATGGTCGTGCCTGCCTCCGGCGGCGCCATTAATCCCACGGTGCTGGCCGCGGCAAAAATTGCGGGCGTGACGGAAATCTACCGGATCGGTGGCGCTCAGGCTGTCGCCGCACTCGCCTATGGCACACAAACCATCGAACCGGTCGCCAAGATCGTCGGCCCCGGCAATGCCTATGTGGCCGCTGCCAAGCGCCATGTGTTCGGCACAGTCGGCATCGATATGATCGCCGGTCCTTCGGAAGTGCTTGTGATCGCCGACAAGGATAATGACCCAGACTGGATTGCCGCCGATCTGCTGGCGCAGGCCGAACACGACCGGGGCGCTCAATCAATCCTGATCACCGACAGTCCGGACTTTGCCAAAGCGGTTGAGGCTGCCGTCGAGCGGCAATTGAAAACATTGAGCCGCAGCGAAACTGCCAGCGCCAGCTGGCAGGATTTTGGCGCGCTGGTCATTGTACCAAACCTTGGCGCTTCCGTGCCGCTTGCCAACCGGATTGCCGCCGAGCATCTGGAACTGGCTGTCGCCGATCCCGATACGTTGATGGCGGGCATTCGCAATGCTGGCGCGATCTTCATCGGTCGCCATACACCGGAGGTGATCGGCGATTATGTCGGCGGCTCCAACCACGTCCTGCCAACGGCCCGTTCGGCGCGGTTTTCCTCCGGCCTGTCGGTGCTGGATTTCGTCAAGCGCACATCGATATTACGGCTCGGCCCGCAACAGCTTAGGCAATTGGCGCCGGCAGCAATTGCTTTGGCCAAGAGCGAAGGGCTGGACGCCCATGCACGATCCGTCGCCATCCGGCTCAATCTTGAGGAATAGCTGATGGCCAAGGGCGACTTCAAGCTTTTCGATGTCGTTCTCGATGAGACGATCGGGCGCTCGACGCCCGATGTCGAGCATGAGCGGGCCGTGGCGATTTTCGATCTGATCGAGGAAAACTCTTTCGAGCCGGTCGGTCATCCAGGTGGCCCTTATCGCCTCAGCCTGTCCCTGGTGAATGCCCGGCTGGTCTTCACCATCACCACGCAGGATGGCGAGGCTGTCGCCACCCATATCCTGTCGCTGACGCCGCTCAGGCGGATCATCAAAGACTATTTCATGATCTGTGAAAGTTATTACGAGGCGATCCGTTCTTCCACGCCCAGCCAGATCGAAGCAATCGACATGGGGCGGCGCGGCATTCACAACGATGGCTCGCAAACCCTGAAAGACCGGCTGAAAGACAAGATCAATCTCGATTTCGACAGTGCACGGCGACTCTTCACGCTGGTCTGCGTGCTGTATTGGCGCGGCTGAGGCGTCCGGCATGAGCGAACCGACCAAAGATCTCACCAGCATCGGCACCGATCACAGCCAAGAGAGGGCCATACCCCACTCCGTATTGTTCCTCTGCGGTATGAATGCCGTGCGCTCGCCCATGGCCGAGGCCCTGGCCAAGAGGTTACTGCCGTCAGGTGTCTATGTAGCCTCGGCTGGCGTGCGGCATGGCGAGCGCGACCCTTTTGTGGATGTGGTACTGGATGAAATCGGACTTTCGCTCGGCAAGCGCCAGCCTCAGACCCTGGACGAGCTGGAGGATGACTTTTTCGACCTCGTCGTCACTCTCGCCCCCGAAGCGCATCATGCCGCCCTGGAACTGACTCGCTCCTCTTCCGTTGAGGTGGTATATTGGCCGATGCATGACCCAACCATTGAGGCCGACACCCGCGACCAGCAACTGGCCGCCTATCGCGAGGTGCGAGACCGGCTGGCGGTGCTGATCGAACAGCGCTTCAAACGGCCCGGAACAAGCCCGCTTGGCGGCGTTTGAAACAAATTCGAAAAGCCCGATCTACAAGGTTCACAAAAGCCCAGTGATTGTGTAGGTTCCGGCCACATTTTGACCGGGGCGGTAGCCGCCTCGACGAAACACACAGAAAGACAAGGCATCAATGGCTAAAGAAGAAGTCCTCGAATTCCCCGGTGTCGTTACGGAACTGCTGCCGAACGCCACATTCCGGGTGAAGCTCGAAAACGAACATGAAATTATCGCCCATACGGCTGGCCGTATGCGCAAGAACCGCATCCGCGTGCTGGCTGGCGACAAGGTCCTGGTGGAAATGACACCCTACGACCTGACCAAGGGCCGTATCACCTATCGCTTCAAGTAACGGCGAGGAGCCGCCTATGGCCGGCAAACGCAAGCTGATCCTGGCCTCAGGCTCCCCCCGCCGCGTCGAACTGCTGCGGCAGGTGGGCCTGGAAGCCGATCGGCTGATGCCGATGGATCTGGACGAAAGCCCCTTGAAGAACGAGCAGCCACGCTCGCTGGCGCGCCGCTTGGCAACCGACAAGGCCAAAGCCGCCCTGGAGGCGAGTGCTGACGAGGCGGATTGGAAAGGCGCTTTCATCCTGGCGGCCGATACGGTGGTTGCCGTTGGCCGTCGGGTGCTGCCGAAAACCGAATACAGCGATGAGGCCATCGCCGCGCTCAATCTGGTTTCCGGCCGCAATCACTGGGTGTTTACCGGTGTCTGCCTGATCACGCCGGATCGCAAGATCCGCCAGAAGGTGGTGGAAAGCAAGGTGCGCTTCAAGCGTCTGTCGGAAGCGGACATCAATGCCTATATCCTGTCCGGCGAATGGCGTGGCAAGGCTGGCGCCTATGCCATTCAGGGCATTGCCGGCAGTTTCGTACAGAAATTGGTCGGCTCTTATTCCAA
The nucleotide sequence above comes from Agrobacterium vitis. Encoded proteins:
- a CDS encoding DUF2948 family protein, with amino-acid sequence MTDLKLLSLDEEDLAILSAHMQDAVFKPADVDYAAKSGVFSVAVNRFVWEKAGKGGGIFRRAKSFERRRALLTIKRVQAVRSIGISQTDKDQVMNLLAVTFTAAQGDGKGDGPEGRVELVCAAGATIALDVECIEVQLADTGGAWETTSRPRHPGA
- the hisD gene encoding histidinol dehydrogenase, with the protein product MAVWLEQASDDFEARFAAFLTTKREVSEDVNAVVRTIIDDVRARGDAALAEYSHRFDGLDFAVTPMRVTEAEIDAAFAEVSPELIDALQLAAERIERHHARQMPKDDIYEDAIGVGLGSRWTAIDAVGLYVPGGTASYPSSVLMNAVPARVAGVPRVVMVVPASGGAINPTVLAAAKIAGVTEIYRIGGAQAVAALAYGTQTIEPVAKIVGPGNAYVAAAKRHVFGTVGIDMIAGPSEVLVIADKDNDPDWIAADLLAQAEHDRGAQSILITDSPDFAKAVEAAVERQLKTLSRSETASASWQDFGALVIVPNLGASVPLANRIAAEHLELAVADPDTLMAGIRNAGAIFIGRHTPEVIGDYVGGSNHVLPTARSARFSSGLSVLDFVKRTSILRLGPQQLRQLAPAAIALAKSEGLDAHARSVAIRLNLEE
- a CDS encoding UPF0262 family protein; its protein translation is MAKGDFKLFDVVLDETIGRSTPDVEHERAVAIFDLIEENSFEPVGHPGGPYRLSLSLVNARLVFTITTQDGEAVATHILSLTPLRRIIKDYFMICESYYEAIRSSTPSQIEAIDMGRRGIHNDGSQTLKDRLKDKINLDFDSARRLFTLVCVLYWRG
- a CDS encoding low molecular weight phosphatase family protein; this translates as MSEPTKDLTSIGTDHSQERAIPHSVLFLCGMNAVRSPMAEALAKRLLPSGVYVASAGVRHGERDPFVDVVLDEIGLSLGKRQPQTLDELEDDFFDLVVTLAPEAHHAALELTRSSSVEVVYWPMHDPTIEADTRDQQLAAYREVRDRLAVLIEQRFKRPGTSPLGGV
- the infA gene encoding translation initiation factor IF-1; translated protein: MAKEEVLEFPGVVTELLPNATFRVKLENEHEIIAHTAGRMRKNRIRVLAGDKVLVEMTPYDLTKGRITYRFK
- a CDS encoding Maf-like protein codes for the protein MAGKRKLILASGSPRRVELLRQVGLEADRLMPMDLDESPLKNEQPRSLARRLATDKAKAALEASADEADWKGAFILAADTVVAVGRRVLPKTEYSDEAIAALNLVSGRNHWVFTGVCLITPDRKIRQKVVESKVRFKRLSEADINAYILSGEWRGKAGAYAIQGIAGSFVQKLVGSYSNVVGLPLYETVQLLAGEGMDVQARWSEG